In Liolophura sinensis isolate JHLJ2023 chromosome 2, CUHK_Ljap_v2, whole genome shotgun sequence, a genomic segment contains:
- the LOC135463132 gene encoding arylalkylamine N-acetyltransferase 1-like, which produces MANVQIRKLQENDEGGARKFVCQEFFRLDPLSRAVNLDAEVDGNLWLNEAFPSFLSDGVSMVAIDTKTGEIIGIRFAAIVYKDKPDVMPFSLDDPKTRRLARLFEGLGSVHAGENIFEKYGVDRYASFRGLGVAEKYQKQGIASRLVDGTLNLIQDKNIRLVIAEASSQFSGRIFEKFGFKKGKQNNYDSMVLGGLPLVMTEELEYHKGIAQYIKTM; this is translated from the coding sequence ATGGCGAACGTTCAAATCCGAAAGCTTCAAGAGAATGACGAAGGCGGAGCCCGGAAGTTTGTCTGTCAGGAGTTTTTCCGCTTGGATCCTTTGAGTCGAGCAGTGAATCTAGATGCAGAAGTGGATGGAAACCTGTGGCTGAATGAAGCCTTCCCGTCATTCCTAAGCGATGGTGTCTCCATGGTAGCCATTGACACGAAAACAGGGGAAATAATTGGTATCAGATTTGCCGCCATAGTCTACAAGGACAAACCAGATGTCATGCCGTTTTCCCTGGATGATCCAAAAACGAGAAGACTGGCAAGGCTTTTCGAAGGTCTAGGCAGCGTTCACGCCGGTGAAAATATCTTTGAGAAGTATGGCGTGGATAGATACGCGAGTTTTCGAGGGCTTGGGGTGGCGGAGAAGTACCAGAAGCAGGGGATTGCGTCTAGACTGGTTGATGGTACACTCAACCTAATTCAAGACAAAAACATCCGACTAGTCATTGCTGAGGCTTCCAGCCAGTTTTCTGGGCGAATTTTTGAAAAGTTTGGATTCAAAAAAGGCAAGCAAAATAACTACGACTCGATGGTCCTGGGTGGTTTACCTTTGGTCATGACAGAGGAACTTGAATACCACAAAGGAATTGCTCAGTATATAAAgacaatgtaa